The genomic segment tttcaattttatcccgTTCCTCCATATtcagatttttttgattttgcaaaGGTTGTTCTTCACTTTCTGAGAGGAGGAGCTCAACTCTCTTTGCCAAATCGGATATGACAGTGATTGCTACTTTGCTGGTGTCCTCCGACATTGCTGCTCGAGTTGCGACCTTAATCATGGCTGGAGCGAGCTCCCGATAACGAGTTGAAATCATTATTTTAGGATCAGCCACAACTTCCCGTCTTCGCCGATCAAAACAGTCTCCAGCCCGAGCTCTTTTTGTCCATCGCCTCTTAATGTATTCAGGAGGAATTATTTTTATGCCCACAGTATCAAACACCTTCAACGCGTGCCCACATAAAATGCCTTCATTCTCGTATTTTTTGCAACTACAACGTACACTTAGATCATTCCGATTGAATACCACTATTCTTTCAGGTCCTCCATCATACCTCATGACCGCAAACTCCACAATCATCGCTGCATCTTGCTGTCTCAATATAACCATAGCTGTTGACTCGCCATATTCATTTTGGAATGCAACAAATACGGTTGGTGAATACGTCTCTGATGCATGCACGAGCATAGGTGTTTGCCTTAACCCGACCATGGGGAGCTTTTGCCTCATTTCATATTCTGCGATCAGTTCATTATGTCTCTTTTCATCAACCACCCGATTGAAATGTCTAAAGAACTGCACAAGGTCATGATCcagtttcaaatgatttttaattGCTGCATTTAGGCTTTCGCTGAGTTGGGTGCTTCGCATTCCAGCGGTCCATCTTTCTTTCATCATGCACCTTGCCCATTTATCACGAATTCTATACAATCCGGAGAGccattcattattttcaagatCGTGTTTCTTCACCATCGCCTCCCACACCCTATTGAATTGTTCCACTTCTTCAAACTCATACATGCATGCACCAAACATGTATGGAAGATCACTATTTTCCTTGTAGTGATTGCCAAGATGTTTCATAAAATTACGCCTTATGTGAAACGTACATAGACCGTGAAATGTTTCAGGCATAACAACTGAAAGAGCGGCTGCCATGGCATGATCTTGGTCGGTTAGTATGGTACTTGGACGCTTTCCGCACATTGCTTCTAGAAATGTACCAAACACCCATTTGAAAGAATCTATAGTCTCATCATACATAAGGGCAGCACCGAATATCACAATTTGCCTATGTTGGTTAAAACCCACAAACACTCCAAGTGGCCGgtattctttatttgttttgtaggttgtatCGAATGTGACTACGTCTCCAAAAAATTTGTAGTCAATTAACATTCCTGCATCAGCCCAAAAGATATTCGTTATCTGCTCTTCACAGTCCAACTGTACGGCATGAAAAAATGATGGATTCTCGAGTGTTTGCTCTTGAAAATAATTCAGCATGCTACCTGCTTCTCCATATTTCAAACTCCTTTCCCGTCGAGTACGAAGATATCGTTTCAGGTCTTCCCGAGTATATCCCACATTTCCCATCCCACCTGCCTCCTTTCCCATAAGTTCATGACTCTGTTTCAATGAAAGCCCAGCGTCCTCGCTTATTTCAGCTTGGAATCCTTGAGCCTCGCTCACTTTTCTTTGTGATGGCATCATGTGCGCACATTGAACAATGTGCAACTCATGGTTATGCTCTAAGACAATGTCATGCACACGGTACTTCATTGTTCCTCTAAACAACACGATAACCATTTTAGCTCCACACCCTGTTTTCGTCGGCGCTCGTGTCCTCTTTGGCATCACATCACCTTCGTACTTGCGCTTTACACCTTCCTTGCAGCAACTATATCTCCTAGACGTGGTCACGCCGTCTTTGTCTTTATTCAGATAGTCTTTACGTACACTAAAACCCATTTTAAAGGCATATTTGTTGTAAAACTGGTACGCATCCTCTTCGCTGTTGAACTCCATTCCTAATTCAGGGGTCCCATCTTCTGCCAATTTGCTGCAATCCATTACTTCTGATCCTGTCAATTATGCATCAAACACCCTAATTTGTAACACTTCATGAACAGTATGTACATAAACGAcaacatatatgtatattaccatTCATATTGTGTTATGAATCATACATTACTCATATACCAAATTCTATTATTACGCTATCAATATGATTAATGATTCACATCACCTTACTTTTACTCTAAGACAATCTGTGTACAAATACAACTCCatgtacactaacttatacggATTGTAATGTATTGGTCACACGATGTAAGTCTATTTTAACTGTATGTACATCCACGCTGGTGATTATATTTTGATTCTAAATTCTTTAGCTCACTGGACCTTATGTCATTCGTTAATGACAACCGCATAAAATAGACTAAATAGTCTTTGTCTTTATTTAAATAGTCTTTGCGTACACTAAATCCCATTTTAAAGGCATATTTGTTGTAAAACTTGTACGCATCCTCTTCCATGTTGAACTCCATTCCTAACTCATGAGTCCCATCTTCTGCCAATTTCTCTACAATTCATTACTTCTGCTCCTACCAATTATGCATCCAACACCATAATTTACAATAGTTCATGAATAGTATGTATGTAAACGACAACATAAGTGTGTATTACCGTTTACAATATGTTATGTTACACACATTACTCGTAAACCAAATTCTATTAATACTCCCATTGATATGATTAATGATTCACATCACTTTACTTTTACTCTAGTACAATGGCATTATCTATGTACAAATATAACTCCATGTATACTAAGTTATACGGACTGTAAtgtatttttcactccatgtaAGTCTATTTTAACTATATGTACATCCACTCTGGTGATTATATTTAGGTTCTAGGTACTTTGTTTCATTGGACGTTATGTAATTCGTTACTGACAATCGCCTAAGCCAATTCCTGTGCATTTTCTACTATTTCTACATTTTCAGGGCCAAACAAGCATTTTTTACTCATTCTAATACATTTCTTACATCATGTAATTTACTTACAAAACTAGGTACATCTatttattattcacatatatCTTTTCCTCTGCTTTTCCTAGGTCAAACCCCAGACCTCCATTTTATACACACTGCATACTCAACAGAGGGGCAAACTAAGATTGCGTGATGACCATGGACCAATACTAGTGGATGCACAAAGATTGTAATAGGGTGGTTATAACCTGTAACTTATCTACAACAGCATGTACATTCATTCACTTGTTAAATAGTTCATCACTGCAAAACTGCAcgctcacacacacacatacagtACACATTGACTATTGTTCTATTATCTTCATATTATGTCTTTACTGAATCTAACATTCAGAAAAGTTGCTGGTATAAGATTCACAAAGTTGTTGATATGGTTGAATCACGTTACCTTGGCCCGTTGAGAGCTTTTTGTTTCACCGAATGCCCTTATGCACAGTTGCTTCTGCTATTAAGTTGCACAAAAAATGGTGGGCAACGTCAGATAATGAATTTCCTCTTTAATTCGCTTCTACCTTGCCGACTGTCTTGCCCGCATTGCTCATACAATTTCTGAAGAGATCGTTGGCCTTCTTTTACAGCATTCTAACTGTTTgccttcttccttcttcttctgATGCCATAACCCAACTCTCTCCACCTAATTTCACGTCAGCCAAGCAACAATGACATACCCAGCTTGCTTTCTTCTCTCGATTTTGTTTTGTGCGGCTAATTCAAattttcaacttcattttcaaaatttcaaatcttCCGTTTAGAGGAAACGGAGTCCGtcaatcttattttttttctttcgtcaAACGGTGACGTTTTTTTCCTTCAACACAACCAGTTGACGTGGCTTATTTTGCTCCATTCCTTTCTTTCTGTGAGGGGACCGTTCAGGAGCGGTCCTTCTGAGGACCGCTCCTGCCCTATTGAATTCACTCAAAATGGGCCTTATTCTTTTTGCCAGTTTTGCTGTCATTTGTTTGTTTCGATAAGATTTTTTTTGCCAATTTTCTGCAAATTTTCGATAAGATCTTTTTTCTGCAAAAGATTTGTATCATTAGTTTGGAGAGATTTGCAGCCTAATGAGATTTTTCTgcaaatgctttttttttttttcgattagAAGTTTCCTATTATTTCCATGTACTCttgagacccaaaaaaaaaaaaatcatttgaaacttAGACCTCTTATTATTCTACTGTAAATCATTATAAAATCCACTGAAAACAAACAAACCAAGATACATGCACAGTGTAGAGAATCAAACTTACCAATACAGAATAACTGCCTTCCAAAATATGGAAAAACGTTCAAGATAATTACAGCAGTTAAAAAATATAGGACGATTTATGACAACAAAATTTGCTTCCAGTTTAAATCTGGAAATATTTTGTCCTTTCAACATATGGGTTCTCCTCTTAGTTTTGCTGGAAACAAATTGTAAAGTTCTATTTGGGCTAGTTTTTGTTGTCATGTCCTGAATGTCATGCACTAATATATAACACGCAAATTGGGTTGGTATGTTTCCTATTCCAAGGCCCGTGATTTCGTCAGTTTAGAATCTGGATGGACAGATTACGACTAAAGTTCTGATTTTAATATCTGTTTTATCTGGACTTTGTAAAGTACAATCATATGGCTCAATTGACAGCCTGCTGGAATAGCCCTTGGATTTAGATTTCATATTTTTGATATCCGATTTGGGTCTGTAATCGGCctcggaaaaaaaaattacgaaCTGTTTAATTGTTATTGTTGACATGTATTGAGACCGAAAGCCTACGCTACTCCTTTCCGCTACCAGGACGGGAGTATAAACTTTCTTCTAGCTTCTGGTAGCCAAGAGGATGTGGAATGTTGCTAGAGGAAGCCATCTGCAATTATGCCCGTCTTTTTCTCTCCTTATTCTCTTATTTCTGGGGTGAAAACTCCGGATTTTATTAGTTTCAGGAATAGTTTTAGAACTAGTTAACCTGCCTGAATTCTGATAACTCAAGGTGAGAACTGAGGATGTAAGATTCAATGAACTCCACCGCAAGAAAAGGAACTATAATTTCTTAGTTGGCATTAGGCATTTTTACATCTGAATTGCAATGGACATACAAATTTTTCAGTGCAGTTGACTAAGGTGGTTCATGGATGAGGCATTGATTTCATTTAATACTCATTATTATACATTTCCAGTTGGTGGCTCTCGGAACATGAGATGAATCTGCTGTGCCACCACATGGCCCATCCccaccaccaccgccaccaGTCTCCACCGCCATTGACAATGATCTGGATCCAAAAAAGCATGATTTCCACTCCGCTTTCAGGGCGGTATGTTAAGCACCTTGAGGGCAGTTTAAAAGCTACCAAAATTTGTACCCAGACCCATGAAAACGGGCCAATTCCCCGTGCTACTTGGACGCTGCTTCGGCAATTTCAATGGCCAAAGTGGACTCAAGTGCTCATAATTTTTACACCAATTAGTTCTACATAAAATGGCCATTGAAGAtttttgccttttattaggACCAATTCCACTTCAGCCTTGGACAATTCCATTTGAAAATTGTCCATTCCAAGTTTGGAAATGTTGGTAGTAACTTTACATGTAAGTTGTGTATTTCAACCAAACAGGTCCTGAGGATTGTTGGGAGTTGGAGTTGTAATCAATCCCATTTCATTAGAGTAatcattttaaaagaaaacatTCACAAAATTGTACTAATTGATGATGTCAAATGTCCACTTACCCAAGCACTACACAGCAACATCTTTGATCGTCATCTTATGAGCATAAGATTACTTGAATTTTTGTTACCAATATTTGCCTAGTAAAGTGCGTTGCATGTCATTAGAGTATATATGTTAGGATGAACGTTCGAAATGCACTTAAATGGTTCAACTGAATGGAATGAACTAATATTATTAAGTTCCTTATTTGGCAGGAAAAATGGCATATCAGAGATTCTGTATAGTTCATCCCAGACAAAATTGCAGATTTGCAATAAGGAATAATTTCGGAAACTTCTCTTAAAGCTTCTCATAATATCACTTAGTATccctaaagtttttaaaatttcagtTATATCCCTTAGATTGACATTTTTTGTCCTTTGGGAGAAAAGCaagagagataaaaaaaaaaattttacttctAAGACTACCCTTATGTTATCCTATTTATGAAACTCACATCAacgataa from the Coffea arabica cultivar ET-39 chromosome 11e, Coffea Arabica ET-39 HiFi, whole genome shotgun sequence genome contains:
- the LOC140021378 gene encoding protein FAR1-RELATED SEQUENCE 5-like — its product is MDCSKLAEDGTPELGMEFNSEEDAYQFYNKYAFKMGFSVRKDYLNKDKDGVTTSRRYSCCKEGVKRKYEGDVMPKRTRAPTKTGCGAKMVIVLFRGTMKYRVHDIVLEHNHELHIVQCAHMMPSQRKVSEAQGFQAEISEDAGLSLKQSHELMGKEAGGMGNVGYTREDLKRYLRTRRERSLKYGEAGSMLNYFQEQTLENPSFFHAVQLDCEEQITNIFWADAGMLIDYKFFGDVVTFDTTYKTNKEYRPLGVFVGFNQHRQIVIFGAALMYDETIDSFKWVFGTFLEAMCGKRPSTILTDQDHAMAAALSVVMPETFHGLCTFHIRRNFMKHLGNHYKENSDLPYMFGACMYEFEEVEQFNRVWEAMVKKHDLENNEWLSGLYRIRDKWARCMMKERWTAGMRSTQLSESLNAAIKNHLKLDHDLVQFFRHFNRVVDEKRHNELIAEYEMRQKLPMVGLRQTPMLVHASETYSPTVFVAFQNEYGESTAMVILRQQDAAMIVEFAVMRYDGGPERIVVFNRNDLSVRCSCKKYENEGILCGHALKVFDTVGIKIIPPEYIKRRWTKRARAGDCFDRRRREVVADPKIMISTRYRELAPAMIKVATRAAMSEDTSKVAITVISDLAKRVELLLSESEEQPLQNQKNLNMEERDKIEIVNEMGEAVVARGIKKRGGGKKSRVMRSWIDKFDRVKRKSRLSRTTQTTASESEPTSVSIEEYMFMGCRSSTDSVSTHSMSQTVNGPPNAIAPNIDESETGHRLANQGPPRSVPTEWMHPRFSIFSKYNSVRDVLMEERAALLTHCDVDAYHVFAPSPQGRNNTQGLQLRADVAAPENEIDE